Within Runella rosea, the genomic segment ATCGTCCACCAATGCGCCATTGATATAATATTCCAAACGAGGGCGAGGAACGCGGTTTACGCGGAAGCCTTCGGTACCAATCAAGTTTCCTTGGTTCGAAATATTTAATTTAACATTTCTATTGTTTGGAATAATAATTACTTTCCCTTTGCCATTGTTGATAACTTCGGCGCCATCAGCTGTAAAAGCTGGATTCCATAAAGGTCCTAAGCCTGGGCTTTGAATACTCAACACGTTCTTGCAACCCAAAAACAAAGGCGGCATCGAAGCTGATTCAATATTATAGGTTGGCTTAGCAACTTTATAGTCATATTTCATCGAAATCGTAGTATCACGACCGCTTGGCGTAGGGAATGAAATAACTCCCGACAGGGTTTTGGCAGCCAAACCATCTTTATCGTACGAACCACCCTGGGCCGTAAATTCAATGATTCCTTTTCCATCCTGTACCCGCAATGGTGCTCCACCTAAACTCATGCGTGGCGTAAGAGAACTCGAAGAAGCCGCAATAAACATCTCTCCTTTGAACTTAGTACCCGCCACAACTACGTTAGACTCAGCACTAATCATTGCCAGAATTTTATCAAACTTAATGTCTTTCGCACCTACTTTAGCCGCCAAAGCATCGAGTACTTCCGCTTCTAAACGACGAATTTCCGATTGCTTTTGACTCAATACCGCCAATGCAGCAGGAACGGGTGTTTGCGCAAAATTTAATTCTGCAAAGTCTTTCGTGCGTTGATCTTTGTCACGCTTTGCAAGAGGGTCTTCTTTACCGTCGAGAGCCAATGGCGCAAAACTAGTTCCAGAGAGTTTATTCATTTGCTCTACGAAACCATTAAGCTTGTTTTTCAGATCATACGCTTTACCATTTTTGGAAGGTCCAATCATGTAAATAGCTACCTTGTCTTCTTCATTCGGGTTTTTGACCTTTCCAGTTTCAGGGTCAATTCCGCCCCCAGCCTCGGTTGCTATTTGGCTTTTTATGGCATCAATCTCACTGATCATCCCACTTGCTATCTTGCGCACATCTTCAGCTTGCTTGACAATGGCCACTTCAAAAGCTCTATTTCCAGACTTTTCGACTTTATCTCTGATATTTTCAACAGTTCTTGCGTTGATTTTGTTAGCGGCGTTTGACGCAACCTCCATACTGTTGTTCAACAATTGGAATTTTTCCAACAATGCCGAACTTACTTGCAAAGCCAGCATGGCCGTCAAAACCAGATACATCATCCCAATCATCTTCTGACGGGGTGTCTCTTTTGCTCCTGCCATTTTTAAATAGTTGAATTTTAGCTTACTTTAATTGATTTTAACGAGGGTGACAGTGGTATTTAAGGGTTCAGAATTTTCAACTCTGCACCATCACATTAACCTCGCATTGCGGTTAGCATATTACCGTACACATTGTTCAGGGCTGTAATATTTGTTGTCAATTTTGATATTTCAGCCTTAAACTGCTGTGATTCTTTGGTAGCATCCGCCATGTTCGCCATTGCATTTGTCAAGTTACCATAAAACGCATTCATGGCCTTGAGGTGCTTGGTTGTATCCTGCAATTCCAATTCATACACGGCATTAAGAGCGCCCATATTCTTGGTAATGTTTTGGAATTGGTCACGGTATTGTTGGGCATCTTTGGTTGCATCAGCCATAGAAGACATTGCATTGATAGCCACACCGTAAGACTTATTCATATCATTGATTGAAGATGATGCCGTTTTTACGTTTTTAGCGTAATCGTTGGTTGCAATAGTTGCATCGGTCAAGTCTCCAATTTTAGATACTGTATCTGTTAAATTTTTAAATCCTTTACCAAGATTGTTGAAGATATCGGGAGTAATGTTGGCTTCGGCTAACATTTTATCCATGTTGGCAGTCAAACCAACTCCTTTTTTCTCTTCTTTACGCGAAGGTACTGGAGCCGCATCGTCTGCTAATTCAGGGTATACTTTTTCCCACGCGTATTCTTCAGAAGCAGGGTATAAAAAGCTTTGTACTGCGTACAAAACAAAAATCACAGCTTCGGTCAAAAGACCAACTGTCAAAATCTCACCACCACCTTCGATGTGAGTAATTTTTGCCCAAGCACCGATGATTACAACGGCTGCTCCAAGCGCATAAGCAGTAGGGACTATTTTACTCCAGAAAACACCTTGTTTTTGTGCTGCCATAACAGAATTAAAATATTGGTTTAATAGAATCGGTTACAATAAATAAAGGTCGTAAAAAAGAAGGGTGCCGCCGGGCAGCACCCTATATTTTAAGGTAATAAAGTCAAATTATCTTTTACGTCCACGGGTAGTAGCTGCCCGACCGGCAAGGTTTTCAACTACGCAACGGAAACCAATGAACGAGCGTTTATTGTCTTCATATTCCCAGCCGCGTGTTCCTGTTTCGAGGAAGTAAGCAACATCTTTCCATGATCCGCCCCGTACTATTTTACGCGGTTCGTCAGGATTATCATTCATTGGGTTCATATCCCAGTTAACAATCGTAGCATTATCGGCATAAGCATCCAACGTCCATTCCGCTACGTTACCTGCCATGTTATACAATCCATAATCATTGGCATTGTAGGCATTTGCGGGGGCAGTGTAAGGATACCCATCGGCGTCATAATTCCCACGCTGTGGTTTAAAGTTTGCTAAAAAGCAACCTTTTCCATTGGCTACATAAGGGTTACCCCAAGGATACTTGGCAGAGGCACGTCCGCCGCGAGCGGCCCATTCCCATTCGGCTTCGGTAGGAAGGCGGAATTTTGGAGAACGATATTTACCCTCTTTGGCCCGGTAATCGTTGTAGAGATTAGAACGCCATTCTGAGAAATAGCGAGCGGCTTTCCAGCTTACCCCAACGACTGGATAGGTATCAAAGGCAGGATGCGAATAGTAATACTCAAGCATCGGGTCACCGTTGTGATACGTGAAATCTTTTTTCCAAACCGTAGTATCGGGATGGTACTTTGAGATGATTTCTTCTTCTCCCAGTACTGACAGTGAGTCAGTCATCAGAGATGCTACAAATTGACGATACTCGTGGTTTGTTACTTCAGTATCATCCATGTAAAACGAAGTAATGGTTACCCGGCGGTTAAAATTG encodes:
- the porL gene encoding type IX secretion system motor protein PorL/GldL encodes the protein MAAQKQGVFWSKIVPTAYALGAAVVIIGAWAKITHIEGGGEILTVGLLTEAVIFVLYAVQSFLYPASEEYAWEKVYPELADDAAPVPSRKEEKKGVGLTANMDKMLAEANITPDIFNNLGKGFKNLTDTVSKIGDLTDATIATNDYAKNVKTASSSINDMNKSYGVAINAMSSMADATKDAQQYRDQFQNITKNMGALNAVYELELQDTTKHLKAMNAFYGNLTNAMANMADATKESQQFKAEISKLTTNITALNNVYGNMLTAMRG
- the porK gene encoding type IX secretion system lipoprotein PorK/GldK, with the protein product MSKRVFFGCATKGAWILMVAMMLQSCGFVKDKFGGKNSKGGKGGKKGAKQEVGVRNGEVIATGRKDYKQDTPFGMVLIPSGSFMMGQADEDVAATQVNFNRRVTITSFYMDDTEVTNHEYRQFVASLMTDSLSVLGEEEIISKYHPDTTVWKKDFTYHNGDPMLEYYYSHPAFDTYPVVGVSWKAARYFSEWRSNLYNDYRAKEGKYRSPKFRLPTEAEWEWAARGGRASAKYPWGNPYVANGKGCFLANFKPQRGNYDADGYPYTAPANAYNANDYGLYNMAGNVAEWTLDAYADNATIVNWDMNPMNDNPDEPRKIVRGGSWKDVAYFLETGTRGWEYEDNKRSFIGFRCVVENLAGRAATTRGRKR
- the porM gene encoding type IX secretion system motor protein PorM/GldM yields the protein MAGAKETPRQKMIGMMYLVLTAMLALQVSSALLEKFQLLNNSMEVASNAANKINARTVENIRDKVEKSGNRAFEVAIVKQAEDVRKIASGMISEIDAIKSQIATEAGGGIDPETGKVKNPNEEDKVAIYMIGPSKNGKAYDLKNKLNGFVEQMNKLSGTSFAPLALDGKEDPLAKRDKDQRTKDFAELNFAQTPVPAALAVLSQKQSEIRRLEAEVLDALAAKVGAKDIKFDKILAMISAESNVVVAGTKFKGEMFIAASSSSLTPRMSLGGAPLRVQDGKGIIEFTAQGGSYDKDGLAAKTLSGVISFPTPSGRDTTISMKYDYKVAKPTYNIESASMPPLFLGCKNVLSIQSPGLGPLWNPAFTADGAEVINNGKGKVIIIPNNRNVKLNISNQGNLIGTEGFRVNRVPRPRLEYYINGALVDDKRPISASMARNISVKAIADESLINYSPEDANFRVGKIEVRLASGARPKGQPVVINGPSGSINALAAQAAPGDRLVIEVSGVQRRNFKGDVQDAGIGTDSRTVPLN